One stretch of Pirellulales bacterium DNA includes these proteins:
- a CDS encoding AAA family ATPase, with translation MRKIAILNQKGGVGKTTTAVNLSAALAETGQRICLIDLDPQSHASLHLGQSPERNDLSMYDVFVGQTTLEAVTRSVSDNLWVAGAHIDLAAVEVELAGVVGREVILREQLRRVEDRFDFVLVDCPPSLGILTLNALAAVDEVFIPLQPHFLALHGLSKLLETIDLVSQRLNPSLRLNGVILCMYESGTRLAAEVSRDVEQFFGQSRGRRTPWDHAQAYQTRIRRNIRLAEAPSFGQSILSYAPSSHGAEDYRQLAREVLTRLGAMPDQQHAAGGSEAQVLAWTTSKAG, from the coding sequence ATGCGAAAGATCGCGATTTTGAATCAAAAAGGCGGCGTGGGTAAAACTACGACCGCGGTCAATTTGAGCGCCGCGCTGGCCGAGACCGGCCAGCGGATTTGCCTCATCGATCTCGATCCGCAATCGCACGCCTCGTTGCACCTGGGGCAAAGCCCCGAGCGCAACGATCTCTCGATGTACGACGTGTTCGTCGGGCAGACGACGCTCGAGGCGGTGACCCGGAGCGTGAGCGACAATCTCTGGGTGGCCGGCGCGCACATCGACCTGGCGGCTGTCGAGGTCGAGCTGGCCGGCGTGGTCGGGCGCGAGGTGATCTTGCGCGAGCAGTTGCGCCGCGTCGAAGACCGGTTCGATTTTGTGCTGGTCGATTGCCCCCCGTCGCTGGGGATTCTCACGCTCAACGCGCTGGCCGCGGTCGACGAGGTGTTCATTCCCTTGCAGCCGCACTTCCTCGCGCTGCACGGGTTGAGCAAGTTGCTGGAAACGATTGACCTGGTGTCGCAGCGATTGAATCCGAGCTTGCGGCTCAACGGCGTGATCTTGTGCATGTACGAATCGGGTACGCGGCTGGCGGCCGAGGTCAGCCGCGACGTCGAACAGTTCTTTGGCCAATCGCGCGGCCGGCGCACGCCCTGGGACCATGCGCAGGCCTATCAGACGCGGATCCGCCGCAACATTCGGCTGGCCGAGGCGCCGAGCTTCGGGCAATCGATCTTGAGCTATGCCCCCAGCTCGCACGGCGCCGAGGACTATCGCCAACTGGCCCGAGAGGTGTTGACCCGGCTGGGGGCCATGCCCGACCAGCAGCACGCTGCGGGCGGCTCCGAGGCCCAGGTGCTAGCGTGGACGACCTCGAAGGCGGGCTGA
- the nagB gene encoding glucosamine-6-phosphate deaminase, producing the protein MRVIVERDLETVSRRAAQFVAELVRRTPTCVLGLATGSTPIGLYRELIRLHREEGLDFSRVVTFNLDEYVGLGPNHPQSYRYFMQLNFFDHINIDVRNTHVPDGRALDFSTYCEQYERLIKDEGGIDLQVLGIGGDGHIAFNEPGSSLGSRTRLKTLTEETIRDNARFFGSYDAVPRMAITMGVGTILESRQCLLLAAGEAKARAIRDCIEGPVTAQVTASALQLHRDVIAVVDEDAGRLLERREYYRQVERAQAQLKPGLLQAKQS; encoded by the coding sequence ATGCGGGTAATTGTCGAACGCGACCTGGAAACCGTCTCGCGGCGCGCGGCTCAATTCGTCGCCGAGCTCGTCCGCCGCACGCCGACCTGCGTCCTCGGCCTGGCGACGGGGAGCACGCCGATCGGTCTGTACCGCGAGCTGATCCGCCTGCATCGCGAGGAAGGGCTCGACTTCTCTCGCGTCGTCACCTTCAACCTGGACGAGTACGTCGGCCTGGGGCCGAACCATCCCCAGAGCTATCGCTACTTCATGCAGTTGAATTTCTTCGATCACATCAACATCGACGTCCGCAACACCCACGTACCCGACGGCCGCGCCCTCGACTTTTCCACCTACTGCGAGCAATACGAGCGGCTGATCAAGGACGAAGGCGGTATCGATCTCCAGGTGCTGGGCATCGGCGGCGACGGCCACATCGCCTTCAACGAGCCCGGCTCGTCGCTGGGCAGCCGGACCCGGCTCAAGACCCTGACCGAAGAGACGATCCGCGACAACGCAAGGTTCTTCGGTTCCTACGACGCCGTGCCCCGGATGGCCATCACGATGGGCGTGGGCACCATTCTCGAAAGCCGGCAATGCCTCCTGTTGGCCGCCGGCGAGGCCAAGGCCCGCGCCATCCGCGATTGCATCGAGGGCCCCGTCACGGCGCAAGTCACCGCCTCGGCCCTGCAACTGCACCGCGACGTGATCGCGGTCGTCGACGAAGACGCGGGCCGGCTGCTCGAGCGGCGCGAGTACTATCGCCAGGTCGAACGGGCCCAGGCTCAGCTCAAGCCCGGCCTGCTGCAAGCAAAGCAGTCGTAA